One genomic window of Ammospiza nelsoni isolate bAmmNel1 chromosome 4, bAmmNel1.pri, whole genome shotgun sequence includes the following:
- the LIAS gene encoding lipoyl synthase, mitochondrial isoform X1 — MSLLLPQGRCGAAAAARGLLVPRGRARVSGSHVCNQYGTSGSLPGEKKEFLQNGPDLQDFVSGDLSDKSTWADYKGNLKREKGERLHLPPWLKTKIPMGKNYNKLKNTLRSLNLHTVCEEARCPNIGECWGGGEYATATATIMLMGDTCTRGCRFCSVKTAKNPPPLDPQEPYNTAKAIAEWGLDYVVLTSVDRDDMPDGGAEHFAKTVRHLKERNPKILVECLTPDFRGDLKAVEKVASSGLDVYAHNVETVPALQRKVRDPRANFEQSVRVLKHAKEVQPGVISKTSIMLGLGETDEQVYSTMKLLREADVDCLTLGQYMQPTKRHLKVEEYITPEKFKYWEKVGNDLGFHYTASGPLVRSSYKAGEFFLKNLVEKRKTKAI; from the exons ATGTCGCtgctgctgccgcagggccggtgcggggccgccgccgccgcccgggggCTGCTGgtgccgcggggccgggcccgg GTGTCAGGAAGCCATGTGTGTAACCAGTATGGAACATCAGGTTCTttaccaggggaaaaaaaagagttccTGCAAAATGGACCAGACTTACAGGACTTTGTCTCTGGAGATCTGTCAGACAAGAGCACATGGGCTGACTATAAAGGCAATTTAAAGcgtgagaaaggagaaag GCTGCATCTTCCTCCATGGCTGAAAACAAAGATTCCCATGGGAAAGAACTACAATAAATTAAAGAATACCTTGAGAAGTTTAAATCTTCATACG GTGTGTGAAGAAGCACGTTGTCCCAACATTGGAGAGTGCTGGGGAGGTGGGGAATATGCCACAGCAACAGCTACTATTATG CTGATGGGTGACACGTGCACCAGAGGCTGCAGATTTTGTTCAGTAAAGACTGCCAAGAACCCCCCTCCGCTGGATCCGCAGGAGCCCTACAACACCGCCAAGGCCATCGCCGAGTGGGGCTTGGACTACGTGGTGCTGACCTCTGTGGACAGAGACG ATATGCCTGATGGTGGAGCGGAGCACTTTGCAAAGACAGTCCGGCATCTGAAGGAAAG GAATCCAAAAATCCTGGTAGAATGCCTTACTCCCGATTTCCGAGGTGACCTTAAAGCAGTGGAGAAAGTCGCCTCGTCGGGGCTGGATGTGTATGCCCACAACGTGGAGACGGTGCCGGCGCTGCAGAG GAAGGTCCGCGACCCCCGAGCCAACTTCGAGCAGTCGGTCCGAGTGCTGAAACACGCTAAAGAGGTGCAGCCCGGCGTCATTTCCAAAACCTCCATCATGCTGGGGCTAGGCGAGACGGATGAACAAGTATATTCCACAATGAAAT TATTGCGGGAAGCAGATGTGGATTGTTTGACCCTAGGACAGTATATGCAACCAACAAAACGTCACCTAAAG GTGGAAGAGTACATAACTCCTGAGAAGTTTAAGTACTGGGAAAAAGTAGGAAATGATCTTGGATTCCATTACACTGCTAGCGGGCCTTTAGTGCGTTCTTCCTACAAAGCAG GTGAATTCTTCTTGAAGAACTTggtagaaaaaagaaagacaaaagccATCTGA
- the LIAS gene encoding lipoyl synthase, mitochondrial isoform X2: MSLLLPQGRCGAAAAARGLLVPRGRARVSGSHVCNQYGTSGSLPGEKKEFLQNGPDLQDFVSGDLSDKSTWADYKGNLKREKGERLHLPPWLKTKIPMGKNYNKLKNTLRSLNLHTVCEEARCPNIGECWGGGEYATATATIMLMGDTCTRGCRFCSVKTAKNPPPLDPQEPYNTAKAIAEWGLDYVVLTSVDRDDMPDGGAEHFAKTVRHLKERNPKILVECLTPDFRGDLKAVEKVASSGLDVYAHNVETVPALQRKVRDPRANFEQSVRVLKHAKEVQPGVISKTSIMLGLGETDEQVYSTMKLLREADVDCLTLGQYMQPTKRHLKVNSS; encoded by the exons ATGTCGCtgctgctgccgcagggccggtgcggggccgccgccgccgcccgggggCTGCTGgtgccgcggggccgggcccgg GTGTCAGGAAGCCATGTGTGTAACCAGTATGGAACATCAGGTTCTttaccaggggaaaaaaaagagttccTGCAAAATGGACCAGACTTACAGGACTTTGTCTCTGGAGATCTGTCAGACAAGAGCACATGGGCTGACTATAAAGGCAATTTAAAGcgtgagaaaggagaaag GCTGCATCTTCCTCCATGGCTGAAAACAAAGATTCCCATGGGAAAGAACTACAATAAATTAAAGAATACCTTGAGAAGTTTAAATCTTCATACG GTGTGTGAAGAAGCACGTTGTCCCAACATTGGAGAGTGCTGGGGAGGTGGGGAATATGCCACAGCAACAGCTACTATTATG CTGATGGGTGACACGTGCACCAGAGGCTGCAGATTTTGTTCAGTAAAGACTGCCAAGAACCCCCCTCCGCTGGATCCGCAGGAGCCCTACAACACCGCCAAGGCCATCGCCGAGTGGGGCTTGGACTACGTGGTGCTGACCTCTGTGGACAGAGACG ATATGCCTGATGGTGGAGCGGAGCACTTTGCAAAGACAGTCCGGCATCTGAAGGAAAG GAATCCAAAAATCCTGGTAGAATGCCTTACTCCCGATTTCCGAGGTGACCTTAAAGCAGTGGAGAAAGTCGCCTCGTCGGGGCTGGATGTGTATGCCCACAACGTGGAGACGGTGCCGGCGCTGCAGAG GAAGGTCCGCGACCCCCGAGCCAACTTCGAGCAGTCGGTCCGAGTGCTGAAACACGCTAAAGAGGTGCAGCCCGGCGTCATTTCCAAAACCTCCATCATGCTGGGGCTAGGCGAGACGGATGAACAAGTATATTCCACAATGAAAT TATTGCGGGAAGCAGATGTGGATTGTTTGACCCTAGGACAGTATATGCAACCAACAAAACGTCACCTAAAG GTGAATTCTTCTTGA